One genomic segment of Euwallacea fornicatus isolate EFF26 chromosome 18, ASM4011564v1, whole genome shotgun sequence includes these proteins:
- the LOC136345049 gene encoding uncharacterized protein CG3556 isoform X2, protein MVCSWIIGLSLVAFGCSQNLELQTSLNLDYRDTTESPRIATPATEIVSDKSSEKLIDNSIRKALNFLISQRESDWGWRNDTPKVLTALKLMQSYGDLLKGLLPSALELQLSSKQMEVEIMIMLWRHREVPISSVQLAEYCLSLSALCYDPRQFHGHDLIGTLQHHEAPMDLDFAYSTLAACTARAHVRKKQIRRLLDIVSTAKNHNIVAMSILALRCIVMDHRHRNLQHYLKTPSIGLAQQQQPDGGYGNLYNTALVMQALDNLTELKSNWSRTAARSYLESRQDPDGAYTDAGLTSDVLLALIDKGLGEIRLLDCERHDADYENNVEIEGLTKFPSSHGNDSEIRNVTITYTLWIGSNVTENFTISITAPRNTSFYSVMQIAMEIDPHFTFEATEWPNGHYVHFLAGYKEEPMGYNYWLLYKLPEVPDPSVPPANQLVAPVGVDDLLIDEGDHYLFWYKKL, encoded by the exons ATGGTATGCTCATGGATTATAGGGCTCTCCCTGGTGGCCTTTGGCTGTTCACAAAACTTGGAACTCCAAACATCCCTCAACCTCGATTACAGAG atacCACAGAGTCACCGAGAATTGCCACTCCCGCAACAGAGATAGTTTCCGACAAATCCAGCGAAAAGCTCATTGATAACAGCATTAGAAAAGCTCTAAATTTTCTCATATCTCAAAG AGAGAGTGATTGGGGCTGGCGTAACGACACCCCAAAAGTCCTAACAGCACTGAAACTCATGCAATCATACGGAGACCTTTTGAAAGGGTTGTTACCAAGTGCCTTGGAATTACAGCTATCGAGCAAGCAGATGGAAGTTGAAATTATGATCATGTTGTGGAG ACATCGTGAAGTCCCGATTTCTTCAGTGCAACTTGCCGAATACTGCCTCTCGTTGAGTGCCCTTTGTTATGACCCCAGACAATTCCATGGGCATGATTTAATAGGCACTTTGCAGCACCACGAAGCTCCAATGGATCTTG ATTTCGCCTACTCTACGTTAGCAGCCTGCACTGCCAGGGCGCACGTCCGGAAAAAGCAAATCCGAAGATTGCTGGACATTGTCAGCACAGCCAAAAACCACAACATCG TCGCCATGAGCATTTTGGCCTTAAGGTGCATCGTAATGGACCATCGCCACAGGAACTTGCAGCACTATCTGAAGACGCCCAGCATTGGATTGGCCCAGCAGCAACAACCCGATGGAGGATACggaaatttgtataatacaGCCTTGGTCATGCAG GCTTTAGATAACTTGACAGAGTTAAAATCCAATTGGAGCAGAACAGCTGCAAGATCCTACTTGGAGTCCCGACAAGACCCTGATGGGGCGTATACAGACGCGGGGCTCACCTCTGATGTGCTCTTAGCCCTCATTGACAAGGGATTGGGGGAAATTCGGCTTTTGGACTGTGAAAGACATGACGCAGACTATGAAAATAATG TGGAAATTGAGGGTCTGACCAAGTTTCCATCATCTCACGGCAATGACAGCGAAATCAGGAATGTCACCATTACCTACACGCTTTGGATTGGGTCGAATGTCACCGAAAATTTCACCATTTCCATTACGGCGCCTAGGAATACGTCATTTTATTCTGTCATGCAG ATTGCTATGGAAATCGACCCTCATTTCACGTTTGAGGCTACAGAATGGCCCAACGGTCACTACGTGCATTTTTTAGCTGGATACAAGGAAGAACCCATGGGATACAACTATTGGTTATTGTATAAATTGCCCGAAGTTCCAGACCCATCAGTACCTCCTGCTAATCAATTGGTGGCTCCTGTGG GAGTGGATGATTTGCTAATAGACGAGGGAGATCATTATCTGTTCTGGTATAAGAAGTTGTAA
- the LOC136345049 gene encoding uncharacterized protein CG3556 isoform X1 — MVCSWIIGLSLVAFGCSQNLELQTSLNLDYRDTTESPRIATPATEIVSDKSSEKLIDNSIRKALNFLISQRESDWGWRNDTPKVLTALKLMQSYGDLLKGLLPSALELQLSSKQMEVEIMIMLWRHREVPISSVQLAEYCLSLSALCYDPRQFHGHDLIGTLQHHEAPMDLDFAYSTLAACTARAHVRKKQIRRLLDIVSTAKNHNIDTVAMSILALRCIVMDHRHRNLQHYLKTPSIGLAQQQQPDGGYGNLYNTALVMQALDNLTELKSNWSRTAARSYLESRQDPDGAYTDAGLTSDVLLALIDKGLGEIRLLDCERHDADYENNVEIEGLTKFPSSHGNDSEIRNVTITYTLWIGSNVTENFTISITAPRNTSFYSVMQIAMEIDPHFTFEATEWPNGHYVHFLAGYKEEPMGYNYWLLYKLPEVPDPSVPPANQLVAPVGVDDLLIDEGDHYLFWYKKL, encoded by the exons ATGGTATGCTCATGGATTATAGGGCTCTCCCTGGTGGCCTTTGGCTGTTCACAAAACTTGGAACTCCAAACATCCCTCAACCTCGATTACAGAG atacCACAGAGTCACCGAGAATTGCCACTCCCGCAACAGAGATAGTTTCCGACAAATCCAGCGAAAAGCTCATTGATAACAGCATTAGAAAAGCTCTAAATTTTCTCATATCTCAAAG AGAGAGTGATTGGGGCTGGCGTAACGACACCCCAAAAGTCCTAACAGCACTGAAACTCATGCAATCATACGGAGACCTTTTGAAAGGGTTGTTACCAAGTGCCTTGGAATTACAGCTATCGAGCAAGCAGATGGAAGTTGAAATTATGATCATGTTGTGGAG ACATCGTGAAGTCCCGATTTCTTCAGTGCAACTTGCCGAATACTGCCTCTCGTTGAGTGCCCTTTGTTATGACCCCAGACAATTCCATGGGCATGATTTAATAGGCACTTTGCAGCACCACGAAGCTCCAATGGATCTTG ATTTCGCCTACTCTACGTTAGCAGCCTGCACTGCCAGGGCGCACGTCCGGAAAAAGCAAATCCGAAGATTGCTGGACATTGTCAGCACAGCCAAAAACCACAACATCG ATACAGTCGCCATGAGCATTTTGGCCTTAAGGTGCATCGTAATGGACCATCGCCACAGGAACTTGCAGCACTATCTGAAGACGCCCAGCATTGGATTGGCCCAGCAGCAACAACCCGATGGAGGATACggaaatttgtataatacaGCCTTGGTCATGCAG GCTTTAGATAACTTGACAGAGTTAAAATCCAATTGGAGCAGAACAGCTGCAAGATCCTACTTGGAGTCCCGACAAGACCCTGATGGGGCGTATACAGACGCGGGGCTCACCTCTGATGTGCTCTTAGCCCTCATTGACAAGGGATTGGGGGAAATTCGGCTTTTGGACTGTGAAAGACATGACGCAGACTATGAAAATAATG TGGAAATTGAGGGTCTGACCAAGTTTCCATCATCTCACGGCAATGACAGCGAAATCAGGAATGTCACCATTACCTACACGCTTTGGATTGGGTCGAATGTCACCGAAAATTTCACCATTTCCATTACGGCGCCTAGGAATACGTCATTTTATTCTGTCATGCAG ATTGCTATGGAAATCGACCCTCATTTCACGTTTGAGGCTACAGAATGGCCCAACGGTCACTACGTGCATTTTTTAGCTGGATACAAGGAAGAACCCATGGGATACAACTATTGGTTATTGTATAAATTGCCCGAAGTTCCAGACCCATCAGTACCTCCTGCTAATCAATTGGTGGCTCCTGTGG GAGTGGATGATTTGCTAATAGACGAGGGAGATCATTATCTGTTCTGGTATAAGAAGTTGTAA
- the LOC136345051 gene encoding WSCD family member CG9164, translating into MPVLSRFKFCLFALLIVSYIVGVVVLSAFSLHGLKKGNLPLGSKNKAVSFQRPQIPRRLKTNYDYGSGALRPMLKRSRIQWCSELKFVPSEEDLGPQKPVALVSFPGSGNTWLRYLLQQATGYYTGSVYKDYGLLKNGFPAESIVNSSVLAVKTHEWGNNARSMFSKAVLLVRAPDKAIHAEFNRQSGGHIGFASPDRYRRSNGKYWKQFVVDNLRGWQQLSMDWLHNFTGPLHVIFYEQLVANTEYTLKSVIHFLGVYVPAKKFDCVIKRKEGIYRRKRRLLRFDPFNSEMKERIKEVQEKVYGAIYKIASPEGKR; encoded by the exons ATGCCAGTCCTTagcagattcaaattttgcCTGTTTGCCCTCCTAATCGTAAGCTATATCGTGGGAGTGGTGGTGCTTTCTGCATTCTCCTTACATGGGCTCAAGAAGGGTAACCTCCCTTTAGGTTCTAAG AACAAAGCCGTGAGTTTTCAAAGGCCCCAAATACCAAGAAGACTGAAAACCAACTACGATTACGGCTCTGGAGCTCTAAGGCCCATGTTGAAGAGATCTCGAATTCAGTGGTGTTCTGAACTAAAATTTGTGCCCTCAGAGGAGGATTTGGGGCCTCAAAAGCCGGTGGCCCTGGTCAGCTTTCCAGGCAGCGGGAATACCTGGCTGAGGTATCTGTTGCAACAAGCTACAGGGTATTATACAGGATCAGTGTACAAGGATTATGGACTATTGAAAAACGGTTTTCCCGCTGAGAGTATTGTGAATTCTTCAGTGTTGGCTGTGAAAACTCATGAGTGGGGCAACAACGCCAGGAGCATGTTTTCAAAGGCGGTGTTGCTGGTACGAGCCCCAGATAAGGCTATTCATGCCGAGTTTAATAGACAAAGTGGTGGGCACATTGGATTTGCTTCTCCTGACCGATATAGAAGATCTAACGGGAAAT attGGAAGCAGTTCGTGGTGGATAACCTCCGGGGATGGCAGCAGCTGAGCATGGACTGGTTGCACAATTTCACAGGCCCTTTACACGTGATCTTCTACGAACAGTTGGTGGCCAACACTGAATACACTCTCAAATCTGTGATACATTTTTTAGGCGTCTATGTGCCTGCTAAGAAGTTCGATTGCGTCATCAAGCGCAAAGAAGGCATTTACAG AAGAAAGAGGAGGTTGCTGCGTTTCGACCCTTTTAATAGTGAGATGAAAGAGCGGATTAAGGAGGTGCAGGAGAAGGTTTATGGTGCCATTTACAAAATTGCCTCTCCCGAAGGAAAGAGGTGA
- the CHOp24 gene encoding transmembrane emp24 domain-containing protein 2: MNTSGFLNLNFFKIPINMPYLPLLSALFILSISQVQAYIVTVDAHAEECFFEKVEAGTKLGLSFQIAEGGFLDIDVRILGPDAKVIYEEERQTSGKYSFAAHFPGIYTFCFSNKMSTMTPKVVMFDVAVGEPPKQVAQEEGQSANKLEEMIKELSSSLTGVKQEQEYMQVRDRIHRAINESTNSRVVAWSFFEAVILVSMTVAQVWYLKRFFEVRRVV; this comes from the exons ATGAAcacttctggttttttaaatttaaatttttttaaaattcctataAATATGCCCTATTTACCTTTATTATCTGCCTTATTTATCTTATCTATATCACAGGTTCAAGCCTACATAGTTACGGTAGACGCTCATGCTGAAGAATGTTTCTTTGAAAAAGTAGAAGCTGGTACCAAACTTG GTCTAAGCTTTCAAATAGCTGAAGGGGGTTTTCTGGACATTGACGTCAGAATTCTTGGCCCTGATGCTAAAGTCATCTACGAGGAAGAACGCCAAACCTCTGGaaagtactcatttgctgctCACTTCCCTGGAATTTACACTTTCTGCTTCTCAAACAAAATGTCAACCATGACTCCAAAAGTGGTCATGTTCGATGTTGCTGTAGGTGAGCCTCCTAAGCAAGTAGCTCAAGAGGAAGGCCAATCAGCCAATAAGCTTGAGGAGATGATTAAAGAGCTGTCAt CATCTCTAACTGGAGTAAAACAAGAACAGGAGTACATGCAAGTTAGAGATAGGATTCATAGAGCGATAAATGAGAGCACTAATTCCCGGGTAGTGGCCTGGTCTTTCTTTGAAGCAGTTATTTTGGTGTCAATGACGGTTGCGCAAGTTTGGTACCTAAAAAGGTTCTTTGAAGTGAGGAGGGTAGTGTga
- the vir gene encoding protein virilizer, translating into MSETVVELLFFDTFAHDSTEEINLDLVQFPKPVYVTEVRIIPLGARVQADFPGGVRLGATNPSQFQIEFFVNDLGKPGASTFETLGSFEYDQNGKINLECTTEISNRKIPTDGLVLKGLYTTITLAVYGTLTKNLSDQLIQPIVNPTIPSQPNTIADSQQIVLGNTVEPEWPQECVPQQQIADFTSQATTNFQSYGHNPETYTQPQTEYTEYYGDTPKDPRSYHHSSEPEWDKSRSRESDRERGSRDVYQEREHNDRRDRRYSQSDSRDRERSKDYHESSRDRENYDRDHDRGDYRSERDRGEWEDRDRDRQHDRERGRDRRHDDGYRRSARYRDDREDRKRPRSPPTHQSPKQPHSPGISETNKDASAAIQVEPNEETSEKSRRESKEEKPVKKVDEDEPAKDVETPPVEEASLMDVEEFEPILSDEDILDDNDHYQDTEYDYTAYTNNDDIVRQFNPGVSQLKKYAPKETILITDGGIKIEENLKTTIGIVEDYFRSSITKYELDSFSQLNTEIKEEFVHLCEKFIGTIGDSATILNLIKVYDILKSSPPEENADLSNQTIFLIETICDWARIALNYDMANCQDQPAYKIRHIKCGVRLAELLSNSENFIAYLHNKNIVIHNELLDLYHRDFMALSIKLMILKALDTYLLHKFSVEQFFMDCGYKTIVEALQKNPLVREKFSLTSILKKLNLYEILSKMHSILSKLTNVSHDVSAEEINLITKSLNQILNYCNSDPFAMSQPKRFLPVASQFEIMRADTQNLLVHYFKIFHLLQCFILLLTCPSTLNLPAIKTPIFEIVSVLLETPEGLEYLSNNAEALNVLLKCLLRTDEEMQYSINENIELHSHNLGLKIAYKIQCLYHVECLLDVGSKAGFDCDSSEVIDELHNMFCLTFSSVGKFAVGEVLGMGDNIMCLLQFSENRKSLKQSPGIGYIIDLLYIPIVTVSNIKFLEKYLSKIREVVSWGEAKAIEINSYLSPLENLDNLNYDNISPLLNTIENHIEGVISNPGPSVTSLRILQHLGISNHDNKSSENPLYNYTELKYKHVILQLYSLDTVTVFVKLLQKLCNHFEQPGVHSSIFVSNQGIVLVNLIHPLLLLLKKMQGYVIQCRNTQFKDLTAVPVLLRTYNLLNSFPSSSSATALAQKCRVIIIEALMVYTQPVADEMHEKDSLSKTLWSQMVGEVIKFITTAPCTFVSGLLILSELLPLPLPVHTRDDLSKEEISWTINLRKLWSAHLHPHSGIIQDTVNKLCISTQPQLLNLLRRICVQVSDLAANSALMIARGFLDTVYNALMANEQKPCTSHIARLLNFLACLVTHSTIKCAILHMIQSNSNVTGKADEKYSSLIPAFSQILKLNDLLTSHIQSQECILSIIQSFCDAELSLLQTPLDGTSKLSSETYLANALPLKEHLQTFIGVILDHLGSENSFVTYLPIVRTLLLLTEHDYGFYHLRETLLKKDKLFLTMLNQLSRKFAKTSPELLSTLNTLIEFLRVCLTTEESDGNLLYSPRSITMSVEEVKNLVGWKPEEQDQHPFKLLEDTLKSETEEDNRFESILEGLTLFLKQLKGIDRVGTSKVPQEVILPTPEVLLTQYSCRIVFSSSDACDERLTDRYWLVIPTEEGEVELETVQCDLFEICRQLPPEFNLIKEVEKLCRISRTDPSNLDKAIKHDEEQRSKSRKPFITPMRPRGFPRSAPQRPDLFRSRPPNTSRPPSLHVDDFVALETCGAQPTGPTGYNKLSREILASTRMARGARGRAFVTSERSMQYNRQILWWGAAMGRSPYF; encoded by the exons ATGTCTGAGACTGTAGTAGAGCTTCTCTTCTTTGACACATTCGCCCATGATAGCACTGAA GAAATCAACTTAGATTTGGTTCAATTCCCTAAGCCGGTGTACGTCACTGAGGTACGCATTATCCCTCTCGGAGCAAGGGTACAGGCGGATTTCCCCGGTGGGGTACGATTGGGTGCCACAAATCCCAGtcaatttcaaattgaattctTTGTTAATGATTTGGGAAAACCTGGGGCCAGCACATTTGAAACTTTGGGTTCCTTTGAGTATGATCAGAatggtaaaattaatttggagTGTACCACTGAAATATCTAATAGAAAGATTCCTACTGATGGCTTGGTATTAAAGG GACTTTACACCACGATCACTTTAGCAGTTTATGGGACATTAACTAAAAATCTATCTGACCAATTAATTCAACCTATAGTGAATCCCACAATTCCCAGCCAGCCAAATACAATTGCTGATTCACAGCAAATTGTTCTTGGTAATACTGTAGAGCCAGAATGGCCACAGGAATGTGTACCACAACAGCAAATAG CTGATTTCACCAGTCAGGCTACCACAAATTTCCAATCATATGGGCACAATCCTGAAACTTACACACAACCCCAAACAGAATATACAGAATATTATGGAGATACTCCTAAAGATCCTAGAAGCTATCATCACAGCTCTGAGCCGGAATGGGATAAGTCAAGAAGTAGGGAGAGTGACAGAGAGAGAGGCAGTAGAGATGTGTATCAA GAAAGGGAACATAATGACAGACGAGATAGAAGATATTCTCAATCAGACAGTCGAGATAGGGAGAGATCTAAAGATTACCATGAGAGTAGCAGGGATAGAGAGAATTATGATAGGGATCATGACAGAGGAGATTACAG GAGTGAGAGGGACAGGGGTGAATGGGAAGACAGAGATAGGGATAGACAGCATGACAGGGAAAGGGGGAGGGATAGAAGACATGATGATGGTTATAGGAGATCTGCTAG ATATCGGGATGATCGTGAGGACCGAAAACGTCCTAGATCACCACCAACACATCAAAGTCCTAAACAGCCTCATTCTCCTGGAATTTCTGAAACCAACAAAGATGCTTCTGCTGCTATTCAGGTGGAACCAAATGAGGAAACTTCTGAGAAATCTCGGAGAGAATCTAAAGAGGAAAAACCAGTAAAGAAAGTTGACGAAGATGAACCGGCAAAAGAT GTTGAAACCCCTCCAGTTGAAGAAGCATCTCTGATGGATGTAGAGGAGTTCGAACCTATTTTAAGTGATGAAGATATATTGGATGACAATGATCATTATCAAGACACTGAGTATGACTATACTGCCTATACTAATAATGATGATATAGTACGGCAGTTTAATCCAG GTGTGAGTCAATTGAAGAAGTATGCTCCAAAAGAGACTATTTTGATCACAGATGGTGGTAtcaaaatagaagaaaatcttAAAACCACCATTGGCATTGTTGAGGATTATTTCAGGTCCAGTATAACCAAATATGAGTTAGATAGCTTTAGTCAACTTAACACAGAGATAAAAGAAGAGTTTGTCCATTTGTGCGAAAAGTTTATTGGAACA atTGGAGACTCAGCTACAAttctcaatttaattaaagtctaTGACATATTAAAATCATCTCCACCAGAAGAAAATGCAGATCTCTCCAATCAAACCATATTTCTCATTGAAACTATTTGCGATTGGGCTCGGATAGCTTTAAATTATGACATGGCAAATTGTCAGGATCAACCTGCATATAAAATACGTCACATTAAATGCGGAGTCag aCTTGCAGAGCTGCTGAGCAACAGCGAGAACTTCATTGCATATCttcataacaaaaatatcgTTATACACAATGAATTACTCGATTTATATCATCGAGATTTCATGGCCCTTTCCATTAAGTTGATGATCCTCAAAGCTCTGGATACATATCTTCTTCATAAGTTCTCAGtagaacaatttttcatggattGCGGGTATAAAACCATTGTTGAGGCTCTTCAGAAAAATCCTTTGGTACGCGAGAAATTCTCTTTAACGTCGATTTTAAAGAAGCTCAATTTGTATGAGATTCTCTCCAAAATGCACAGTATTTTAAGCAAACTCACTAATGTGTCTCATGATGTGTCCGCTGAAGAAATCAATCTAATAACTAAATCCctgaatcaaattttaaactactGCAATAGCGATCCTTTTGCCATGTCTCAGCCCAAGAGATTCCTACCCGTGGCTTCCCAATTTGAAATAATGCGCGCAGACACCCAAAACCTCTTAGTGCactactttaaaatattccacCTTTTGCAGTGCTTTATTCTCTTATTGACTTGTCCCAGTACTTTAAATCTACCTGCAATAAAAACCccaattttcgaaattgtctCTGTTCTCTTGGAAACTCCTGAGGGTCTGGAGTATCTATCAAACAATGCTGAAGCTCTTAATGTGCTCTTGAAGTGTCTTTTGAGAACGGATGAGGAGATGCAGTATAGCATCAACGAAAACATCGAGTTGCATTCGCACAATTTAGGCCTGAAAATTGCCTATAAAATTCAATGTTTGTATCATGTGGAGTGTTTATTGGACGTGGGATCTAAGGCTGGTTTTGATTGCGATTCTAGTGAGGTGATAGACGAGTTACACAATATGTTTTGTCTAACGTTTAGTTCAGTGGGAAAGTTCGCGGTTGGAGAAGTGTTAGGAATGGGGGATAATATCATGTGTTTGCTGCAGTTTTCCGAGAATCGTAAATCGTTGAAACAATCACCAGGGATTGGTTACATCATCGACCTTTTGTATATCCCCATAGTTACAGTTTCCAACATTAAGtttctggaaaaatatttaagcaaAATTCGGGAAGTAGTAAGTTGGGGTGAAGCCAAAGCAATCGAAATAAACTCCTACTTATCTCCACTTGAAAACCTTGACAATCTCAATTACGACAACATCTCCCCTCTGCTTAACACAATAGAGAACCACATTGAGGGGGTAATTTCAAACCCCGGCCCTTCGGTGACAAGCTTAAGAATTCTTCAGCATTTAGGAATTTCAAATCACGACAACAAAAGTTCGGAAAATCCATTGTACAACTACACGGAACTAAAATACAAGCACGTAATCTTGCAGCTGTATTCGCTAGACACAGTCACAGTCTTCGTGAAATTACTGCAAAAGCTATGTAACCATTTTGAGCAGCCTGGAGTTCACAGCTCGATTTTCGTCTCAAATCAAGGAATTGTTTTGGTTAACCTTATCCATccgctgctgctgctgctcaAGAAAATGCAGGGCTATGTGATTCAGTGCAGAAATACGCAATTTAAGGATTTGACTGCAGTTCCCGTATTGCTGAGGACTTATAATTTGCTCAATAGTTTCCCCTCGAGTTCCAGCGCTACTGCTTTAGCCCAAAAGTGTcgagtaattattattgaagcTTTGATGGTCTATACTCAACCAGTAGCGGATGAAATGCACGAGAAGGACTCTCTAAGCAAGACTTTATGGTCTCAAATGGTAGGAGAAGTCATCAAGTTCATCACAACAGCTCCGTGCACTTTTGTATCGGGACTTTTAATTCTCTCTGAGTTACTGCCTCTGCCCTTGCCGGTACATACCAGAGACGATCTTTCTAAAGAAGAAATTTCCTGGACTATTAATTTGAGGAAACTGTGGTCTGCCCATCTACACCCACACAGCGGTATTATTCAAGACACGGTGAACAAACTGTGTATCTCCACCCAGCCTCAGTTATTAAATCTACTAAGAAGAATTTGCGTGCAAGTTTCCGACTTAGCCGCCAACTCTGCATTAATGATTGCTCGCGGTTTTTTGGACACTGTGTATAATGCATTAATGGCCAACGAACAGAAACCCTGTACGAGCCATATTGCAAGGTTGTTAAACTTCCTGGCCTGCCTGGTCACGCACAGCACCATTAAATGTGCAATTCTCCATATGATTCAGTCCAACTCTAATGTGACTGGAAAAGCTGACGAAAAGTATTCCAGTTTAATACCGGCATTCtcgcaaattttgaagctgaaTGATCTGCTTACCAGCCACATTCAATCGCAGGAGTGCATCTTGAGTATAATACAAAGCTTTTGTGATGCAGAATTGAGCCTGCTTCAAACTCCGTTAGATGGGACTTCGAAATTGTCTTCAGAAACTTATCTAGCGAATGCTTTACCTTTAAAAGAGCATTTGCAAACTTTTATCGGCGTAATCCTCGATCATCTAGGTTCTGAAAACTCGTTTGTAACATATTTGCCCATAGTGCGTACGTTGCTGCTTCTCACAGAGCACGATTATGGTTTTTATCACTTAAGGGAAACTTTGTTAAAGAAGGATAAACTGTTCTTGACGATGCTTAATCAGTTGTCTAGAAAATTCGCCAAAACTAGTCCCGAATTATTGTCCACGTTAAACactttaatagaatttttgaGAGTGTGTTTAACAACCGAAGAGAGCGACGGAAATCTTTTGTACTCTCCCAGATCTATTACTATGAGCGTTGAGGAGGTGAAAAATCTGGTTGGCTGGAAGCCCGAAGAGCAAGATCAGCACCCTTTCAAATTGCTCGAAGATACTTTGAAG AGCGAAACTGAAGAGGACAACAGGTTTGAATCGATTTTGGAAGGTTTGACATTGTTTCTGAAGCAGCTGAAGGGCATTGATAGAGTGGGCACTTCTAAAGTTCCCCAAGAAGTGATTTTACCAACTCCGGAAGTGCTACTAACACAGTATTCTTGCAGGATAGTTTTTAg TTCGTCAGATGCTTGTGATGAGAGACTTACGGATCGATATTGGTTGGTAATTCCTACTGAGGAAGGAGAAGTTGAATTGGAAACG GTCCAGTGTGATCTCTTCGAGATTTGTCGTCAGCTGCCACcagaattcaatttaattaaggaAGTGGAGAAGTTGTGTCGCATTTCCAGAACTGATCCTTCTAATTTGGATAAAGCGATCAAACACGACGAGGAACAACGCAGTAAATCGAGAAAACCATTTA TTACTCCAATGCGCCCCCGAGGATTCCCAAGATCGGCCCCTCAGAGACCAGATCTGTTCCGATCAAGACCCCCTAATACTTCCAGGCCTCCCTCATTGCATGTGGATGATTTTGTAGCTTTGGAGACCTGCGGAGCTCAACCTACAGGACCTACCG gtTACAATAAATTGAGCAGGGAGATTTTGGCCTCCACGAGAATGGCAAGAGGAGCGCGCGGAAGGGCTTTTGTTACTTCCGAAAGGAGCATGCAGTATAATAGGCAGAt atTGTGGTGGGGAGCTGCCATGGGGAGAAgtccatatttttaa
- the LOC136345053 gene encoding active regulator of SIRT1-like, whose product MSAAIVKKALELVDPEFCERKVSKRKNKSTSSSSLFPEKYKIGKFTSKANSFNLHPHNSKKYTIQEAKRELTYKSKAEILKRNLKKLEKIHRHSKVVLDKTTTKNIVERAVTRRPITTKPKKSKKKNSTFTEEDFKQFEEEYMNSED is encoded by the exons ATGAGTGCCGCAATTGTGAAGAAAGCACTAGAGCTTGTAGACCCAGAATTTTGTGAACGGAAAG TCTCCAAAAGAAAGAACAAATCTACAAGTAGTTCCAGTCTCTTTCCTGAAAAATACAAGATTGGAAAATTTACATCTAAAG CCAACAGTTTCAACTTACACCCTCATAATTCGAAGAAATACACCATCCAGGAGGCCAAAAGGGAACTCACATATAAATCAAAAGCAGAGATATTGAAACGAAACCTGAAGAAACTGGAAAAGATTCACAGACACAGTAAAGTAGTTCTTGACAAGactacaacaaaaaat atagTTGAACGCGCAGTAACAAGGAGGCCCATTACAACAAAAcccaaaaaatcgaaaaagaaaaattctacaTTTACAGAGGAGGATTTCAAGCAATTTGAGGAGGAATATATGAATTCTGAAGACTAG